The following proteins come from a genomic window of Nicotiana tomentosiformis chromosome 12, ASM39032v3, whole genome shotgun sequence:
- the LOC104102462 gene encoding V-type proton ATPase catalytic subunit A-like has protein sequence MPSLFGGPMTTFEDSEKESEYGYVRKVSGPVVVADGMAGAAMYELVRVGHDNLIGEIIRLEGDSATIQVYEETAGLMVNDPVLRTRKPLSVELGPGILGNIFDGIQRPLKTIAKRSGDVYIPRGVSVPALDKDILWEFQPKKIGEGDLLTGGDLYATVFENTLMEHRVALPPDAMGKITYIAPAGHYSLNDTVLELEFQGVKKQVTMLQTWPVRTPRPVASKLAADTPLLTGQRVLDALFPSVLGGTCAIPGAFGCGKTVISQALSKYSNSDTVVYVGCGERGNEMAEVLMDFPQLTMTLPDGREESVMKRTTLVANTSNMPVAAREASIYTGITIAEYFRDMGYNVSMMADSTSRWAEALREISGRLAEMPADSGYPAYLAARLASFYERAGKVKCLGGPERTGSVTIVGAVSPPGGDFSDPVTSATLGIVQVFWGLDKKLAQRKHFPSVNWLISYSKYSGALESFYEKFDADFIDIRTKAREVLQREDDLNEIVQLVGKDALAETDKITLETAKLLREDYLAQNAFTPYDKFCPFYKSVWMLRNIIHFYNLANQAVERGAGMDGQKITYTLIKHRLGDLFYRLVSQKFEDPAEGEDVLVGKFKKLHDDLTAGFRNLEDETR, from the exons ATGCCGTCACTCTTCGGAGGTCCTATGACTACTTTTGAGGATTCTGAGAAGGAAAGCGAGTATGGCTACGTCAGAAAG GTGTCTGGACCAGTGGTTGTTGCTGATGGAATGGCAGGGGCTGCCATGTATGAACTAGTTCGTGTCGGGCATGACAATCTCATTGGTGAAATCATTAGGCTGGAAGGAGATTCTGCTACAATTCAGG TCTATGAAGAAACAGCTGGTCTGATGGTGAATGATCCTGTGCTACGTACACGCAAG CCCCTGTCAGTAGAGCTGGGTCCTGGAATATTGGGAAACATCTTCGATGGTATTCAG AGGCCTCTGAAGACAATTGCAAAAAGGTCCGGTGATGTCTACATCCCTCGAGGTGTATCTGTTCCGGCCTTGGACAAGGACATACTATGGGAATTTCAGCCTAAGAAAATAG GTGAGGGAGATCTCTTAACAGGTGGAGATTTGTATGCT ACTGTCTTTGAGAACACCTTAATGGAACATCGTGTTGCTCTTCCTCCTGATGCCATGGGAAAGATTACTTACATTGCTCCAGCTGGTCACTACTCTTTGAAT GATACTGTTCTTGAGCTTGAGTTTCAAGGCGTCAAAAAGCAAGTGACTATGCTTCAG ACTTGGCCTGTGCGTACTCCTAGGCCTGTTGCATCAAAGTTAGCTGCTGATACTCCACTTCTTACTGGACAG CGTGTTCTGGATGCCCTGTTCCCCTCAGTGCTTGGTGGTACTTGTGCCATACCTGGTGCTTTTGGCTGTGGGAAGACAGTGATTAGTCAAGCTCTTTCCAAG TACTCTAACTCGGACACTGTCGTGTATGTTGGTTGTGGAGAAAGAGGAAACGAAATGGCAGAG GTACTTATGGATTTCCCTCAATTGACAATGACATTGCCTGATGGGCGTGAAGAGTCTGTCATGAAACGTACCACACTTGTGGCTAATACTTCAAACATGCCTGTGGCTGCTCGTGAGGCCTCAATCTATACAG GTATTACTATAGCAGAATACTTCAGAGACATGGGTTATAATGTCAGTATGATGGCAGATTCGACATCTCGTTGGGCAGAAGCTTTACGTGAAATCTCAGGTCGATTG GCTGAGATGCCTGCAGACAGTGGATATCCTGCTTATTTGGCAGCACGTTTGGCATCTTTCTATGAGCGTGCTGGTAAAGTCAAGTGTCTTGGTGGACCAGAGAGAACTGGTAGTGTGACTATTGTTGGTGCTGTTTCTCCTCCAGGAGGAGATTTCTCAGATCCTGTTACATCTGCAACCCTCGGTATTGTTCAG GTCTTCTGGGGTCTGGATAAGAAATTGGCTCAAAGGAAACACTTTCCCTCTGTAAATTGGCTTATTTCCTATTCGAAATACTCTGGG GCACTAGAGTCCTTTTATGAGAAGTTTGATGCTGATTTTATTGACATAAGGACAAAAGCCCGTGAGGTGCTGCAGAGGGAGGATGACCTAAATGAAATTGTTCAA CTTGTCGGAAAGGATGCTTTAGCTGAAACAGATAAGATTACCTTGGAAACTGCAAAGCTTTTAAGGGAGGACTACCTTGCACAAAATGCTTTTACACC ATATGATAAGTTCTGCCCTTTCTACAAATCTGTTTGGATGTTGCGCAACATTATCCACTTCTATAACTTGGCTAACCAG GCTGTTGAACGAGGAGCTGGTATGGATGGACAGAAAATTACTTACACTCTCATTAAGCACCGTTTAGGAGATTTATTCTACCGTTTGGT GTCCCAAAAGTTCGAGGATCCAGCAGAAGGCGAGGACGTTCTGGTGGGCAAGTTTAAGAAGCTTCATGATGATTTGACTGCTGGTTTCCGCAACCTTGAGGATGAGACTCGATAA
- the LOC104102464 gene encoding RNA-binding KH domain-containing protein RCF3 isoform X2, translating to MDASLAQKRQLDSTTADTSTASTPTKRRHQLQSSSATPPSNTFRTPPPPPFLKLAPSEAFFRILCPADKTGGVIGKGGAIIRQVREETGAKIRIDDSLPGCDERVIVIIADSTKKESSSAANSSADELANLDDESSSSQAQRALIRVFERILKVDEERNAEGEGRKDECSDVSGPQGVVVCRLLAPSNQVGSVLGRGGKIIEKIRQEAGAQVRVLPKDQLPACASPGDELIQITGSFSAVRKALLSVSSCLQDNSRIDSVNASTPKFSAMSQTGTGYHTPDQFSRSSGVESAGINHRMVLEEEIVFKVLCPVDKVGNLIGKGGSIIRVMQNETGASIKIADSASDLDERVVVISARENPEQRNSPAQEALLRVQARIAEIGFEPGAAVVSRLLVHARHMSCLFGNGSILIAELRRLTGASIRIFPREHSPKYGSHTEEILQVIGSMHSVQDALFQITCQGTILLLLVTAHLLATLMVWNILAVNSRYTAGVADLSGGFALKNGHSGSETATPNLAGIVIEVVIPQMLLKHVYGEDSSNLSDIARISGAKIVVHDPVANSAEGTVVVSGTPDQARAAQSLIHAFILSEQNM from the exons ATGGACGCATCCTTGGCGCAGAAGCGACAGCTGGACTCCACCACAGCAGATACTTCCACTGCTTCCACTCCCACCAAGCGCCGCCACCAATTACAGTCTTCCTCTGCAACTCCGCCGTCCAATACCTTCCGTACACCACCGCCGCCTCCTTTTCTGAAGCTCGCTCCTAGTGAAGCCTTTTTCCGTATCCTCTGTCCGGCGGACAAAACCGGCGGCGTCATCGGAAAAGGCGGCGCCATCATCCGCCAGGTCCGAGAGGAGACCGGAGCTAAAATTCGTATCGACGATTCACTTCCCGGCTGCGATGAGCGCGTTATTGTTATAATAGCCGACTCGACGAAGAAAGAGAGCAGCTCAGCTGCTAATTCCAGTGCCGACGAATTAGCAAATTTGGACGACGAGTCATCGTCATCGCAGGCTCAGCGGGCGTTGATTAGAGTTTTCGAGAGGATATTGAAGGTGGACGAGGAGCGGAATGCGGAAGGGGAGGGGAGGAAGGATGAATGTAGTGATGTGTCGGGTCCACAGGGAGTGGTTGTTTGTAGACTGTTAGCACCGAGTAATCAGGTTGGCAGCGTGCTAGGCAGAGGGGGGAAGATTATTGAGAAGATAAGACAGGAGGCTGGAGCTCAAGTTAGGGTTTTACCTAAAGATCAGTTGCCTGCTTGTGCTTCACCTGGTGACGAGTTAATTCAG ATAACCGGAAGCTTTTCAGCTGTGAGAAAAGCTCTGTTGTCTGTTTCAAGTTGTCTTCAGGATAACTCGAGGATAGATTCAGTAAATGCCTCTACCCCAAAATTTTCAGCAATGTCACAAACTGGAACTGGTTATCACACTCCAGATCAGTTTTCAAGGAGTTCTGGTGTTGAAAGTGCTGGAATCAACCACAGGATGGTCTTGGAGGAAGAGATTGTGTTTAAGGTGTTGTGTCCGGTTGACAAAGTTGGAAACTTAATAGGAAAAGGAGGCTCAATTATAAGGGTGATGCAGAATGAAACTGGTGCATCTATCAAGATTGCTGATTCAGCATCTGATTTAGATGAAAGAGTTGTTGTGATATCTGCTAGGGAG AACCCAGAGCAAAGAAATTCCCCTGCTCAGGAAGCTCTTCTTCGTGTACAGGCCAGAATTGCTGAGATTGGATTTGAACCAGGAGCTGCAGTTGTTTCAAGGCTTCTGGTACATGCACGTCACATGAGTTGTCTCTTTGGTAATGGAAGTATTCTAATTGCTGAATTGCGACGACTCACTGGTGCTAGTATACGTATTTTTCCTAGAGAACATTCTCCAAAATATGGTTCCCACACTGAAGAAATTTTACAG GTTATTGGGAGCATGCACTCTGTCCAGGATGCTTTGTTCCAAATTACTT GCCAAGGCACGATCCTGCTTCTCCTAGTTACCGCTCACCTGCTGGCTACCCTCATGGTATGGAACATACTG GCAGTCAATTCTAGATATACAGCTGGAGTGGCTGATTTAAGTGGAGGCTTTGCCTTGAAGAATGGCCACAGTGGCAG TGAGACGGCAACACCTAATTTGGCAGGCATTGTTATTGAAGTTGTAATTCCTCAGATGTTGTTAAAACACGTGTATGGAGAGGATTCTAGCAACCTTAGTGATATAGCAAGG ATTTCAGGTGCTAAGATAGTAGTTCATGATCCTGTAGCCAATTCTGCAGAAGGCACTGTTGTTGTGTCGGGGACACCAGATCAAGCACGAGCCGCTCAGAGCCTTATTCATGCCTTCATTTTATCTGAGCAGAATATGTAG
- the LOC104102464 gene encoding KH domain-containing protein HEN4 isoform X1 produces MDASLAQKRQLDSTTADTSTASTPTKRRHQLQSSSATPPSNTFRTPPPPPFLKLAPSEAFFRILCPADKTGGVIGKGGAIIRQVREETGAKIRIDDSLPGCDERVIVIIADSTKKESSSAANSSADELANLDDESSSSQAQRALIRVFERILKVDEERNAEGEGRKDECSDVSGPQGVVVCRLLAPSNQVGSVLGRGGKIIEKIRQEAGAQVRVLPKDQLPACASPGDELIQITGSFSAVRKALLSVSSCLQDNSRIDSVNASTPKFSAMSQTGTGYHTPDQFSRSSGVESAGINHRMVLEEEIVFKVLCPVDKVGNLIGKGGSIIRVMQNETGASIKIADSASDLDERVVVISARENPEQRNSPAQEALLRVQARIAEIGFEPGAAVVSRLLVHARHMSCLFGNGSILIAELRRLTGASIRIFPREHSPKYGSHTEEILQVIGSMHSVQDALFQITCRLRDTMFPMKPHISNIAPSHFPSYSEIPSPSFRPRHDPASPSYRSPAGYPHDRAPHFHGYERQGHVPFFDRPPSPGRWGPQAVNSRYTAGVADLSGGFALKNGHSGSETATPNLAGIVIEVVIPQMLLKHVYGEDSSNLSDIARISGAKIVVHDPVANSAEGTVVVSGTPDQARAAQSLIHAFILSEQNM; encoded by the exons ATGGACGCATCCTTGGCGCAGAAGCGACAGCTGGACTCCACCACAGCAGATACTTCCACTGCTTCCACTCCCACCAAGCGCCGCCACCAATTACAGTCTTCCTCTGCAACTCCGCCGTCCAATACCTTCCGTACACCACCGCCGCCTCCTTTTCTGAAGCTCGCTCCTAGTGAAGCCTTTTTCCGTATCCTCTGTCCGGCGGACAAAACCGGCGGCGTCATCGGAAAAGGCGGCGCCATCATCCGCCAGGTCCGAGAGGAGACCGGAGCTAAAATTCGTATCGACGATTCACTTCCCGGCTGCGATGAGCGCGTTATTGTTATAATAGCCGACTCGACGAAGAAAGAGAGCAGCTCAGCTGCTAATTCCAGTGCCGACGAATTAGCAAATTTGGACGACGAGTCATCGTCATCGCAGGCTCAGCGGGCGTTGATTAGAGTTTTCGAGAGGATATTGAAGGTGGACGAGGAGCGGAATGCGGAAGGGGAGGGGAGGAAGGATGAATGTAGTGATGTGTCGGGTCCACAGGGAGTGGTTGTTTGTAGACTGTTAGCACCGAGTAATCAGGTTGGCAGCGTGCTAGGCAGAGGGGGGAAGATTATTGAGAAGATAAGACAGGAGGCTGGAGCTCAAGTTAGGGTTTTACCTAAAGATCAGTTGCCTGCTTGTGCTTCACCTGGTGACGAGTTAATTCAG ATAACCGGAAGCTTTTCAGCTGTGAGAAAAGCTCTGTTGTCTGTTTCAAGTTGTCTTCAGGATAACTCGAGGATAGATTCAGTAAATGCCTCTACCCCAAAATTTTCAGCAATGTCACAAACTGGAACTGGTTATCACACTCCAGATCAGTTTTCAAGGAGTTCTGGTGTTGAAAGTGCTGGAATCAACCACAGGATGGTCTTGGAGGAAGAGATTGTGTTTAAGGTGTTGTGTCCGGTTGACAAAGTTGGAAACTTAATAGGAAAAGGAGGCTCAATTATAAGGGTGATGCAGAATGAAACTGGTGCATCTATCAAGATTGCTGATTCAGCATCTGATTTAGATGAAAGAGTTGTTGTGATATCTGCTAGGGAG AACCCAGAGCAAAGAAATTCCCCTGCTCAGGAAGCTCTTCTTCGTGTACAGGCCAGAATTGCTGAGATTGGATTTGAACCAGGAGCTGCAGTTGTTTCAAGGCTTCTGGTACATGCACGTCACATGAGTTGTCTCTTTGGTAATGGAAGTATTCTAATTGCTGAATTGCGACGACTCACTGGTGCTAGTATACGTATTTTTCCTAGAGAACATTCTCCAAAATATGGTTCCCACACTGAAGAAATTTTACAG GTTATTGGGAGCATGCACTCTGTCCAGGATGCTTTGTTCCAAATTACTTGTAGGCTTCGTGATACAATGTTTCCTATGAAGCCGCATATTTCAAATATTGCCCCTTCGCATTTTCCCTCCTATTCTGAAATTCCATCCCCATCATTCAGGCCAAGGCACGATCCTGCTTCTCCTAGTTACCGCTCACCTGCTGGCTACCCTCATG ATCGTGCTCCCCATTTCCATGGCTATGAAAGACAAGGACATGTTCCATTTTTTGATAGACCTCCTTCACCTGGAAGATGGGGTCCTCAG GCAGTCAATTCTAGATATACAGCTGGAGTGGCTGATTTAAGTGGAGGCTTTGCCTTGAAGAATGGCCACAGTGGCAG TGAGACGGCAACACCTAATTTGGCAGGCATTGTTATTGAAGTTGTAATTCCTCAGATGTTGTTAAAACACGTGTATGGAGAGGATTCTAGCAACCTTAGTGATATAGCAAGG ATTTCAGGTGCTAAGATAGTAGTTCATGATCCTGTAGCCAATTCTGCAGAAGGCACTGTTGTTGTGTCGGGGACACCAGATCAAGCACGAGCCGCTCAGAGCCTTATTCATGCCTTCATTTTATCTGAGCAGAATATGTAG
- the LOC104102464 gene encoding RNA-binding KH domain-containing protein RCF3 isoform X3, with product MDASLAQKRQLDSTTADTSTASTPTKRRHQLQSSSATPPSNTFRTPPPPPFLKLAPSEAFFRILCPADKTGGVIGKGGAIIRQVREETGAKIRIDDSLPGCDERVIVIIADSTKKESSSAANSSADELANLDDESSSSQAQRALIRVFERILKVDEERNAEGEGRKDECSDVSGPQGVVVCRLLAPSNQVGSVLGRGGKIIEKIRQEAGAQVRVLPKDQLPACASPGDELIQITGSFSAVRKALLSVSSCLQDNSRIDSVNASTPKFSAMSQTGTGYHTPDQFSRSSGVESAGINHRMVLEEEIVFKVLCPVDKVGNLIGKGGSIIRVMQNETGASIKIADSASDLDERVVVISARENPEQRNSPAQEALLRVQARIAEIGFEPGAAVVSRLLVHARHMSCLFGNGSILIAELRRLTGASIRIFPREHSPKYGSHTEEILQVIGSMHSVQDALFQITCQGTILLLLVTAHLLATLMAVNSRYTAGVADLSGGFALKNGHSGSETATPNLAGIVIEVVIPQMLLKHVYGEDSSNLSDIARISGAKIVVHDPVANSAEGTVVVSGTPDQARAAQSLIHAFILSEQNM from the exons ATGGACGCATCCTTGGCGCAGAAGCGACAGCTGGACTCCACCACAGCAGATACTTCCACTGCTTCCACTCCCACCAAGCGCCGCCACCAATTACAGTCTTCCTCTGCAACTCCGCCGTCCAATACCTTCCGTACACCACCGCCGCCTCCTTTTCTGAAGCTCGCTCCTAGTGAAGCCTTTTTCCGTATCCTCTGTCCGGCGGACAAAACCGGCGGCGTCATCGGAAAAGGCGGCGCCATCATCCGCCAGGTCCGAGAGGAGACCGGAGCTAAAATTCGTATCGACGATTCACTTCCCGGCTGCGATGAGCGCGTTATTGTTATAATAGCCGACTCGACGAAGAAAGAGAGCAGCTCAGCTGCTAATTCCAGTGCCGACGAATTAGCAAATTTGGACGACGAGTCATCGTCATCGCAGGCTCAGCGGGCGTTGATTAGAGTTTTCGAGAGGATATTGAAGGTGGACGAGGAGCGGAATGCGGAAGGGGAGGGGAGGAAGGATGAATGTAGTGATGTGTCGGGTCCACAGGGAGTGGTTGTTTGTAGACTGTTAGCACCGAGTAATCAGGTTGGCAGCGTGCTAGGCAGAGGGGGGAAGATTATTGAGAAGATAAGACAGGAGGCTGGAGCTCAAGTTAGGGTTTTACCTAAAGATCAGTTGCCTGCTTGTGCTTCACCTGGTGACGAGTTAATTCAG ATAACCGGAAGCTTTTCAGCTGTGAGAAAAGCTCTGTTGTCTGTTTCAAGTTGTCTTCAGGATAACTCGAGGATAGATTCAGTAAATGCCTCTACCCCAAAATTTTCAGCAATGTCACAAACTGGAACTGGTTATCACACTCCAGATCAGTTTTCAAGGAGTTCTGGTGTTGAAAGTGCTGGAATCAACCACAGGATGGTCTTGGAGGAAGAGATTGTGTTTAAGGTGTTGTGTCCGGTTGACAAAGTTGGAAACTTAATAGGAAAAGGAGGCTCAATTATAAGGGTGATGCAGAATGAAACTGGTGCATCTATCAAGATTGCTGATTCAGCATCTGATTTAGATGAAAGAGTTGTTGTGATATCTGCTAGGGAG AACCCAGAGCAAAGAAATTCCCCTGCTCAGGAAGCTCTTCTTCGTGTACAGGCCAGAATTGCTGAGATTGGATTTGAACCAGGAGCTGCAGTTGTTTCAAGGCTTCTGGTACATGCACGTCACATGAGTTGTCTCTTTGGTAATGGAAGTATTCTAATTGCTGAATTGCGACGACTCACTGGTGCTAGTATACGTATTTTTCCTAGAGAACATTCTCCAAAATATGGTTCCCACACTGAAGAAATTTTACAG GTTATTGGGAGCATGCACTCTGTCCAGGATGCTTTGTTCCAAATTACTT GCCAAGGCACGATCCTGCTTCTCCTAGTTACCGCTCACCTGCTGGCTACCCTCATG GCAGTCAATTCTAGATATACAGCTGGAGTGGCTGATTTAAGTGGAGGCTTTGCCTTGAAGAATGGCCACAGTGGCAG TGAGACGGCAACACCTAATTTGGCAGGCATTGTTATTGAAGTTGTAATTCCTCAGATGTTGTTAAAACACGTGTATGGAGAGGATTCTAGCAACCTTAGTGATATAGCAAGG ATTTCAGGTGCTAAGATAGTAGTTCATGATCCTGTAGCCAATTCTGCAGAAGGCACTGTTGTTGTGTCGGGGACACCAGATCAAGCACGAGCCGCTCAGAGCCTTATTCATGCCTTCATTTTATCTGAGCAGAATATGTAG
- the LOC104102463 gene encoding exocyst complex component EXO70A1-like: MHGIEKIKAAREILKCNIEKSRELGVEIGDSGCRLESCGQRLNFLAAALRTIACKCTLYKMIGRDIDRAIGPAASVIKIFDVICGLEKTLSTDPSDDISAYLTTLKWMEEALGLLTDNCKLVISWLENSNCNSSVAESWYVMNVILNILRQLQATEERSRAKGGALMVALDKLESELASSLTDIAPLSLPLPNVIQNVQAIIERLAVNHRFDKCTSIYIEVRSSNVRKTLEELDLDYLEEISLTEFDSVLSVESHIDQWREHLEFAVKDLLDIEHRLCNEIFQKSASKDSSCTDCFAKIAVQSGIHSFIKFGNTITRGKKEAVKLLKLLDMFAALKRLRSDFNRLFSGRTCGEIQSQTRDLIKKVVNGACEIFWQLSLQVELQRTTSPPANGSVPRLVNFVTEYCNQLLEDEYWSTLVQVVEIHQGWNHESSNKELLLNEMRKIIMVIELNLESWAKTYTDDTLSYLFLMNNHWYLCKYTKGTKLGELMGHEWIRGHEENMEYYETLYLSESWGKLPDLLSEEGLVLFPGGRAIDRQVVKKRFKEFTEAFDDIYKRHSNWELCDKGLRWRVRQLVLQVVVPSYSSYLAKYMPSIEFEVASTGNQHIKYTAETLGNMISGLFEPKVGKYGSTTKCTEWSGKLNNSIVANHLSSTPAAA; this comes from the coding sequence ATGCATGGGATTGAGAAGATCAAAGCTGCAAGAGAAATTCTCAAGTGCAATATAGAGAAATCAAGAGAATTAGGAGTAGAAATTGGTGATAGTGGCTGTAGATTGGAGAGTTGTGGGCAGAGGCTGAATTTCTTAGCAGCTGCCCTTAGAACTATAGCATGTAAATGTACATTATACAAGATGATTGGTCGTGATATTGATCGCGCAATTGGTCCTGCTGCATCTGTTATTAAGATATTTGATGTCATTTGTGGACTTGAAAAAACTCTTTCCACTGACCCTTCTGATGATATCTCAGCTTATCTCACCACACTCAAATGGATGGAAGAAGCGCTTGGCCTTCTCACCGATAACTGCAAATTAGTCATTTCTTGGCTTGAAAACAGCAATTGCAATTCCTCTGTTGCTGAAAGTTGGTATGTTATGAATGTGATTTTGAATATACTTAGGCAGTTGCAAGCTACAGAGGAACGTTCTCGTGCCAAAGGTGGAGCGTTGATGGTCGCATTAGACAAGCTGGAAAGTGAATTGGCATCCTCGTTAACGGACATAGCTCCACTGTCTTTGCCTTTGCCAAATGTTATTCAAAATGTGCAAGCTATTATTGAGAGATTGGCTGTGAACCATAGATTTGACAAATGTACATCTATTTATATTGAGGTTCGGAGTTCAAATGTGAGAAAAACTTTAGAAGAGCTGGATTTGGACTACCTGGAGGAGATATCATTGACAGAGTTTGACAGTGTTTTGAGTGTAGAGTCTCACATTGACCAATGGCGCGAGCACTTGGAATTCGCAGTGAAGGATTTGTTAGACATAGAACACAGGCTTTGCAATGAAATATTCCAGAAATCAGCATCTAAAGATAGTAGCTGTACGGACTGCTTCGCAAAAATTGCAGTCCAATCTGGGATTCATTCTTTCATCAAATTTGGCAACACAATTACCAGAGGGAAGAAAGAAGCAGTTAAGCTGTTGAAGTTATTGGACATGTTTGCTGCTCTAAAGAGACTACGCTCCGATTTCAACAGACTTTTCAGTGGAAGAACCTGTGGTGAAATCCAGAGCCAAACAAGGGATCTGATCAAGAAAGTTGTGAATGGGGCTTGTGAAATTTTCTGGCAACTTTCTCTTCAGGTGGAACTGCAGAGGACAACTAGTCCTCCGGCGAATGGTAGTGTTCCGAGGCTGGTTAACTTTGTCACTGAGTATTGTAATCAGCTTCTTGAGGATGAATATTGGTCCACACTTGTCCAAGTTGTGGAGATACATCAAGGTTGGAACCACGAGAGCTCCAATAAGGAGCTTCTTCTAAATGAGATGCGAAAAATAATAATGGTAATTGAGCTCAATTTAGAGAGTTGGGCAAAGACATACACGGACGACACTCTCTCCTATCTCTTCTTGATGAATAACCATTGGTACTTATGCAAGTACACGAAGGGAACGAAACTTGGTGAGCTAATGGGACACGAATGGATTAGAGGTCACGAGGAAAACATGGAGTACTACGAGACACTCTATTTGAGCGAGAGCTGGGGAAAACTCCCGGACCTTCTGAGCGAGGAAGGTCTAGTGTTGTTCCCTGGAGGGAGAGCCATTGATCGTCAAGTGGTTAAGAAGAGATTCAAGGAATTCACAGAGGCTTTCGACGATATTTACAAGAGGCATTCCAATTgggaattgtgtgataaggggctAAGATGGAGAGTACGCCAACTCGTATTGCAGGTTGTTGTCCCTTCTTACAGTAGCTACCTAGCAAAATACATGCCCTCTATAGAATTTGAGGTTGCTAGTACTGGTAATCAACACATAAAATACACAGCTGAGACCTTAGGAAATATGATCAGTGGTCTATTTGAACCAAAAGTTGGAAAGTATGGCAGTACTACCAAATGCACAGAATGGAGTGGAAAGCTTAATAATAGTATTGTTGCTAATCACCTTTCTTCCACACCTGCAGCAGCATGA